One window of the Perca fluviatilis chromosome 5, GENO_Pfluv_1.0, whole genome shotgun sequence genome contains the following:
- the LOC120559511 gene encoding cytosolic sulfotransferase 1-like — MSFDPDKISRPEIFDFHGVSMINFFTDNWENIQNFQARPDDILIATYPKAGTTWVSYILDLLYFGQTERQTSIPIFERVPFLELIVPSFGSGKDQADNLLTSPRLIKTHFPFQFVPKSFWEQNCRMVYVARNAKDNMVSYFHFDRMNKIQPEPGEWSSYIHRFMEGKMVFGSWYDHVNGWWKKKQTYSKLHYMFYEDLIEDTGREIDKLCSFLGLSRSVEEKKRVTSGVQFDNMRKDDMANYSTNFFMDFKISPFMRKGQVGDWKNHFTVAQNEQFDEDYKKKMKNSTLQFRTEI; from the exons ATGTCATTTGATCCGGACAAG ATCTCTCGACCAGAAATCTTTGATTTCCACGGAGTCTCAATGATTAACTTTTTCACAGACAACTGGGAGAACATTCAAAACTTTCAGGCCAGGCCAGATGATATACTTATTGCAACATACCCGAAAGCAG gAACCACATGGGTCTCCTACATCCTTGACCTGCTGTATTTTGGTCAGACAGAGCGTCAGACATCCATCCCAATCTTTGAAAGAGTGCCTTTTTTGGAGCTCATCGTCCCGTCTTTCGGTTCAG GAAAAGACCAGGCAGACAACCTCCTGACTTCTCCTCGACTCATTAAAACTCACTTTCCATTCCAATTTGTGCCAAAGTCCTTTTGGGAGCAAAACTGCAGG aTGGTCTACGTGGCCCGCAATGCCAAAGACAACATGGTGTCTTATTTTCACTTTGATCGCATGAACAAGATTCAGCCAGAGCCGGGAGAATGGAGCAGCTACATCCACAGATTCATGGAGGGAAAGA TGGTGTTTGGATCCTGGTATGACCATGTGAACGGCTGGTGGAAGAAGAAACAAACTTACTCAAAACTCCATTACATGTTCTACGAAGATCTGATTGAG GATACTGGACGGGAAATAGACAAACTCTGCTCCTTTCTTGGTTTGTCTCGTTCAGTcgaggagaagaaaagagttaCAAGTGGAGTGCAGTTTGACAATATGAGAAAGGACGACATGGCCAATTACTCTACAAACTTTTTTATGGATTTCAAAATTTCTCCTTTTATGAGAAAAG GGCAGGTTGGTGACTGGAAGAACCATTTCACTGTGGCCCAGAATGAACAGTTTGATGAAGATTACAAGAAAAAGATGAAGAATTCCACACTTCAGTTCCGCACTGAAATTTAA
- the LOC120559001 gene encoding proline-rich transmembrane protein 3, whose product MAPMPLLFLGFILSFLHPSDSQTLIGSSSSFSPLDLLSPPQPTKQTTRFWPSLPPRGRSDVPIRATVRDKLTTTNAVQQGREMSTPIISALSTQNLSSGPVLTQPTASRPRTDTASLASSRTVKGDAITKTPPLPTLPSGAVAESAGDKPVTAGNPEEKETEDDDLHGLGSGSIPTVMPVKEESPVPQSTVGDEMAQYQPQAQTAISKVSENTLLVKTPPPDGQTAKPHLFVLTTAGKISMTPQTETRATPSPMVTQATPRTVVLTGELTENTPSTVRDTPKQDSAAVTLPQPTTTTTGSNYKQSQTAEEPLNTKTQQVTTTSPTSVLTTTQEAVRTSSKTTNQPNGTAQLGRNTASTTVQSSRPGTSSLLATGIVPVTRTRLSPTYQAGIGQRNRSILLEHPHQAPHSTSNPAPSPSDSPSSNGTHLYWGDLSQTLAFAWELHVYGSASLFLVLFAGAALGLTLSPGANCPHRGALALANALLFLAGGLRAALFLIDPYGTRKFLPRPAVMVLYNLPLHLLVWTQAALALLALRVAGVSVLPSTLERPPLVAVLAVLQCTLLLAADLLFPALSPVVPVTLQVLSLCWGLALCLGFLCYVFPRIRSPSIPHPGVPEEARRKAWTGSRRTGVILGRVLAVCAVLGSLCCGLHVHATLWLYGLLGNWMRFNWGWWLVHFWARLLELAWGFSLLLLGSWVFWRPQGCSGREEGGPDGRAAGDLPSPGQSTGSSQRHTCWSKIVQSLRGKPCRKSDSNGVGGGGGPGELPNNWAGQERPGADISKSLIRNQNHEQATAQPRCVKDSNRGRNHRGHSAERGVSDGSTGSLLRLQALGRPPQRSVSGSLDQDRDTSLSLYEFDLRPPSPIDLTRSIDEALHREHLLGGGSLFHPFNQTSQSPSPGSGVSQGPWLRRNSDPQMLSESSDAPTESSMPLGGSVLSSVPSRQVTAPPTPSHQGHRWAGDVVGSVPSSVSCPVSFRPSRTSTGHLGEDGVGLEL is encoded by the exons ATGGCTCCCATGCCTCTCCTTTTCCTGGGCTtcatcctctccttcctccatccTTCAGATTCCCAGACCCTCATtggctcctcctcctcattctcTCCTCTGGACCTGCTCTCTCCACCTCAACCAACCAAGCAGACTACTAGATTCTGGCCTTCTCTGCCTCCCAGAGGGCGTAGTGATGTGCCAATAAGGGCTACAGTCCGGGATAAACTGACAACTACGAATGCAGTGCAACAGGGGCGAGAAATGTCCACTCCTATTATATCTGCCCTTTCTACGCAGAATCTCAGCAGCGGGCCAGTTTTAACTCAACCAACAGCCTCCAGGCCCAGGACTGACACAGCTAGTTTAGCATCCAGCAGGACTGTAAAGGGAGATGCTATTACAAAAACTCCACCTCTGCCCACTTTGCCCTCTGGTGCTGTTGCTGAGTCTGCGGGTGATAAACCAGTGACGGCAGGGAATCcagaggagaaagagacagaggatgATGATTTGCATGGGTTGGGATCAGGTAGTATTCCAACAGTGATGCCTGTGAAGGAAGAATCACCTGTTCCTCAGTCAACAGTTGGTGATGAAATGGCGCAGTATCAGCCACAGGCACAGACGGCGATATCTAAAGTTTCTGAAAATACACTACTGGTAAAAACACCACCACCGGACGGTCAGACTGCGAAGCCTCACCTGTTTGTGCTTACAACAGCTGGTAAAATCTCTATGACCCCACAAACTGAGACGAGAGCCACACCGTCCCCCATGGTAACACAGGCGACACCTCGGACTGTAGTATTAACAG GTGAACTGACAGAGAACACTCCTTCCACCGTCAGAGACACTCCAAAGCAGGACTCTGCTGCTGTGACATTACCACAACCCACGACTACCACCACTGGCTCTAACTATAAACAGTCACAGACTGCAGAAGAACCATTAAACACCAAGACACAGCAAGTGACAACCACATCTCCAACTAGTGTGCTTACTACTACACAGGAGGCTGTTAGAACCTCCTCCAAAACAACAAATCAACCCAATGGAACAGCACAACTAGGAAGAAATACAGCTAGCACAACTGTACAGTCATCAAGGCCAG GGACCTCTTCCTTACTTGCCACAGGTATCGTACCTGTTACCCGAACAAGGTTAAGCCCCACATATCAGGCTGGTATTGGTCAGAGGAACCGCTCCATTCTCCTAGAACATCCTCACCAAGCTCCCCACTCTACTTCTAATCCAGCCCCCTCTCCCAGCGACAGCCCCTCCTCTAATGGCACACATCTCTACTGGGGTGACCTAAGCCAGACGCTGGCTTTCGCCTGGGAGCTGCATGTATACGGCTCAGCGAGCCTCTTCCTCGTCCTGTTTGCTGGAGCTGCTCTTGGCCTCACCCTGTCCCCTGGAGCAAACTGTCCTCATCGCGGGGCTCTTGCACTCGCCAATGCTCTATTGTTTCTAGCCGGAGGCCTTAGGGCAGCTCTCTTTCTAATAGACCCCTATGGCACACGAAAATTCCTCCCTCGCCCTGCAGTCATGGTCCTCTACAACTTGCCTCTACACCTGCTGGTGTGGACACAGGCTGCCCTAGCACTGCTGGCATTGAGGGTGGCAGGAGTAAGTGTGTTACCTTCCACTTTGGAGCGTCCTCCTCTGGTGGCTGTATTGGCTGTGTTGCAGTGTACCCTGCTGCTGGCGGCTGATCTGCTTTTCCCAGCCCTGTCCCCTGTGGTGCCCGTCACCCTACAGGTCCTGTCCTTATGCTGGGGCCTGGCACTCTGTCTGGGCTTCCTCTGCTATGTGTTTCCACGTATACGCAGCCCCTCCATTCCCCACCCCGGAGTCCCTGAAGAGGCCAGGAGGAAGGCTTGGACAGGGAGCAGGAGGACAGGGGTGATCCTGGGGAGAGTGTTGGCAGTCTGTGCAGTTCTAGGCTCACTGTGCTGTGGGCTACATGTTCATGCCACCTTATGGCTCTATGGACTGTTAGGGAACTGGATGCGCTTCAACTGGGGATGGTGGCTGGTGCACTTCTGGGCCCGGCTCTTGGAGCTGGCCTGGGGGTTCTCCCTCCTGCTCCTGGGTTCCTGGGTGTTCTGGAGGCCTCAAGGTTGCAGTGGAAGGGAGGAGGGTGGACCAGATGGCAGAGCAGCAGGAGACCTGCCGTCCCCTGGCCAATCTACGGGCTCCTCTCAAAGACATACCTGCTGGTCCAAGATAGTCCAGAGCCTGAGGGGGAAGCCCTGTAGAAAGTCTGACAGTAATggggtgggaggaggaggaggaccagGGGAATTGCCTAACAACTGGGCTGGCCAGGAGCGTCCTGGAGCTGACATCAGCAAGAGTCTGATCAGGAACCAGAACCACGAGCAGGCCACCGCCCAGCCACGTTGCGTCAAAGACAGCAACCGGGGACGCAACCATAGAGGCCACTCTGCAGAACGAGGCGTATCTGACGGCTCCACAGGCTCCCTGCTGAGACTGCAAGCGCTGGGCCGACCTCCACAGCGCTCAGTGAGTGGCAGTCTGGATCAGGATAGGGACACTTCACTGTCTCTTTATGAATTCGATCTGCGGCCCCCATCTCCCATTGACCTGACCCGCAGCATTGACGAGGCCCTGCACAGGGAACACCTGCTCGGAGGAGGAAGTTTGTTTCATCCTTTTAACCAAACTTCGCAGTCCCCGTCCCCAGGATCAGGGGTCAGCCAGGGGCCCTGGCTCCGCAGAAACAGTGATCCTCAGATGCTTTCTGAGAGCAGTGATGCACCGACAGAGTCTTCCATGCCGCTGGGGGGCAGTGTTCTCAGCAGTGTGCCCAGCAGGCAGGTGACTGCTCCCCCCACGCCCTCTCACCAGGGTCACAGGTGGGCCGGGGACGTGGTAGGAAGCGTCCCCTCATCAGTGTCCTGCCCTGTGTCATTTCGTCCCTCCAGAACATCAACGGGGCATCTAGGGGAGGATGGAGTGGGACTTGAACtttaa
- the ogg1 gene encoding N-glycosylase/DNA lyase isoform X1 produces MAKHAVLSSGSKMWRSLACAKSELSLDLTLACGQSFRWRETAEGHWTGVMGGRIWTLTQTGDILWYHVYKNHEQNREVGGSDRKRRAGVSLQMENKSEKRIKGALKKEEEEPVALTSVQDTEEEEEMLRDYFQLNVKLLDLYNEWGVADPHFKCIADIFTGVRMLRQDPTECLFSFICTSNNHISRIQGMVERLCQALGAPLCQLDETSYYNFPSLSALADNSVEACLRDLGFGYRARFLQQSAKQILDTHGLQWLEGLRSVPYLLARDALRTLPGVGTKVADCVCLMSLDKAEAVPIDTHVWQIAKRDYNYASGNGQKSITAKLHRDIGDFFRKLWGPYAGWAQSVLFCADLKKFQKLKEMPHLKRPKKEENDEEELRVACKKTKIKREENGTVKKMKTKSAHHKKAKTSE; encoded by the exons ATGGCCAAACATGCGGTACTGTCATCGGGGTCAAAAATGTGGAGATCTCTGGCCTGTGCAAAGTCGGAGCTGAGTCTTGATCTCACTCTTGCATGTGGACAATCTTTCCG ATGGAGAGAAACCGCAGAAGGCCACTGGACCGGAGTGATGGGAGGACGAATTTGGACTCTGACTCAAACAGGTGACATTCTTTGGTACCACGTTTACAAAAACCATGAACAAAACAGGGAGGTGGGTGGAAGTGACAGGAAGAGGAGGGCTGGTGTTTCTCTACAAATGGAAAACAAGTCAGAGAAGAGGATCAAAGGAGCTTtgaagaaggaagaggaggagccgGTGGCCTTGACTTCAGTGCAGGACactgaggaggaagaagagatgTTGAGAGACTACTTCCAGCTGAATGTGAAGCTGCTGGATCTCTACAATGAATGGGGAGTAGCAGACCCTCACTTTAAGTGCATTGCAGACATCTTCAcag GAGTGCGCATGCTGCGCCAGGACCCCACTGAATGCCTGTTTTCCTTCATTTGCACCTCCAACAACCACATCTCTCGTATCCAGGGCATGGTGGAGAGGCTGTGTCAGGCTCTGGGTGCCCCGCTGTGCCAACTGGATGAAACCTCCTACTACAACTTTCCTTCCCTGTCTGCGCTTGCAG ACAACAGTGTAGAGGCGTGTCTCAGGGATCTCGGTTTTGGATACAGGGCTCGGTTCCTTCAGCAGAGCGCGAAGCAGATTTTGGACACCCATGGGCTCCAGTGGCTTGAAGGTCTACGCAGTGTCCCATATCTGCTGGCCCGTGATGCTCTGCGTACTCTCCCTGGTGTAGGCACCAAG GTGGCAGACTGTGTATGCCTGATGTCCCTGGATAAGGCAGAGGCCGTACCCATAGACACACATGTGTGGCAGATTGCTAAACGTGACTACAACTATGCTTCTGGCAACGGACAAAAGAGCATCACAGCTAAACTTCACCGAGATATTG GGGATTTTTTCAGAAAACTGTGGGGTCCTTATGCTGGTTGGGCACAGTCG GTGTTGTTTTGTGCTGATCTCAAGAAGTTCCAAAAGCTGAAAGAAATGCCACATCTGAAACGgccaaagaaagaggaaaatgaTGAAGAAGAACTGAGGGTGGCatgcaagaaaacaaaaattaagAGAGAAGAAAATGGAACTGTGAAGAAGATGAAAACCAAGTCAGCACATCACAAGAAAGCAAAGACTTCTGAATGA
- the ogg1 gene encoding N-glycosylase/DNA lyase isoform X2 has protein sequence MAKHAVLSSGSKMWRSLACAKSELSLDLTLACGQSFRWRETAEGHWTGVMGGRIWTLTQTGDILWYHVYKNHEQNREVGGSDRKRRAGVSLQMENKSEKRIKGALKKEEEEPVALTSVQDTEEEEEMLRDYFQLNVKLLDLYNEWGVADPHFKCIADIFTGVRMLRQDPTECLFSFICTSNNHISRIQGMVERLCQALGAPLCQLDETSYYNFPSLSALADNSVEACLRDLGFGYRARFLQQSAKQILDTHGLQWLEGLRSVPYLLARDALRTLPGVGTKVADCVCLMSLDKAEAVPIDTHVWQIAKRDYNYASGNGQKSITAKLHRDIGVVLC, from the exons ATGGCCAAACATGCGGTACTGTCATCGGGGTCAAAAATGTGGAGATCTCTGGCCTGTGCAAAGTCGGAGCTGAGTCTTGATCTCACTCTTGCATGTGGACAATCTTTCCG ATGGAGAGAAACCGCAGAAGGCCACTGGACCGGAGTGATGGGAGGACGAATTTGGACTCTGACTCAAACAGGTGACATTCTTTGGTACCACGTTTACAAAAACCATGAACAAAACAGGGAGGTGGGTGGAAGTGACAGGAAGAGGAGGGCTGGTGTTTCTCTACAAATGGAAAACAAGTCAGAGAAGAGGATCAAAGGAGCTTtgaagaaggaagaggaggagccgGTGGCCTTGACTTCAGTGCAGGACactgaggaggaagaagagatgTTGAGAGACTACTTCCAGCTGAATGTGAAGCTGCTGGATCTCTACAATGAATGGGGAGTAGCAGACCCTCACTTTAAGTGCATTGCAGACATCTTCAcag GAGTGCGCATGCTGCGCCAGGACCCCACTGAATGCCTGTTTTCCTTCATTTGCACCTCCAACAACCACATCTCTCGTATCCAGGGCATGGTGGAGAGGCTGTGTCAGGCTCTGGGTGCCCCGCTGTGCCAACTGGATGAAACCTCCTACTACAACTTTCCTTCCCTGTCTGCGCTTGCAG ACAACAGTGTAGAGGCGTGTCTCAGGGATCTCGGTTTTGGATACAGGGCTCGGTTCCTTCAGCAGAGCGCGAAGCAGATTTTGGACACCCATGGGCTCCAGTGGCTTGAAGGTCTACGCAGTGTCCCATATCTGCTGGCCCGTGATGCTCTGCGTACTCTCCCTGGTGTAGGCACCAAG GTGGCAGACTGTGTATGCCTGATGTCCCTGGATAAGGCAGAGGCCGTACCCATAGACACACATGTGTGGCAGATTGCTAAACGTGACTACAACTATGCTTCTGGCAACGGACAAAAGAGCATCACAGCTAAACTTCACCGAGATATTG GTGTTGTTTTGTGCTGA